A window of Thermovenabulum gondwanense contains these coding sequences:
- a CDS encoding flavodoxin family protein — MGKGTIVYFSLDGNTEFVAGLIHKITGFDLIKIIPVKEFKYKGFLKFFLGGKMSVFGETPEIQDFEKDIKSYDTIIIGTPVWACRPNPYVNTFVSKYDLKGKKVAIFACCAGYPNKTFDILKEKIKGDVLSTISFRNALKNKNSGIEEKIREWIKQMA; from the coding sequence ATGGGAAAAGGTACAATTGTTTATTTTTCCCTTGACGGAAACACCGAATTTGTTGCGGGATTAATTCATAAGATTACGGGATTTGATTTAATAAAAATTATACCTGTAAAGGAGTTCAAATATAAGGGATTTTTAAAGTTTTTTTTAGGTGGAAAAATGTCCGTGTTTGGAGAAACGCCAGAAATACAGGATTTTGAGAAGGACATAAAAAGTTACGATACAATTATAATCGGAACTCCGGTTTGGGCCTGCAGGCCGAATCCTTATGTAAATACATTTGTATCAAAATATGATTTAAAAGGGAAAAAAGTGGCTATATTTGCATGTTGTGCCGGCTACCCGAACAAGACATTTGATATTTTAAAAGAAAAGATAAAGGGGGATGTCCTTTCTACCATTTCTTTCAGAAATGCTTTGAAGAATAAAAATTCAGGGATTGAAGAAAAAATTAGAGAATGGATAAAACAAATGGCTTAG